The Mesorhizobium sp. M1D.F.Ca.ET.043.01.1.1 genome contains a region encoding:
- the msrA gene encoding peptide-methionine (S)-S-oxide reductase MsrA gives MASSERAVLAGGCFWGMQDLIRRFPGVISTRVGYSGGDVPNATYRNHGTHAEAIEIVFDPAKTSFRTLLEFFFQIHDPTTRNRQGNDVGMSYRSAIFYTSEEQKRVAEDTIADVDASGLWPGVVVTELAPAGPFWEAEPEHQDYLERYPNGYTCHFVRPGWKLPVREKAAAS, from the coding sequence ATGGCTTCTTCCGAACGCGCGGTCCTTGCCGGCGGCTGTTTCTGGGGCATGCAGGATCTGATCCGCCGCTTTCCGGGCGTAATCTCCACGCGTGTCGGCTACAGCGGCGGCGACGTGCCGAACGCAACCTATCGCAATCACGGCACCCATGCCGAGGCGATCGAGATCGTCTTCGATCCGGCCAAGACCAGTTTCCGCACGCTGCTCGAATTCTTCTTCCAGATCCACGACCCGACAACCAGGAACCGTCAGGGCAACGATGTCGGCATGAGCTACCGCTCGGCGATCTTTTACACCAGCGAGGAGCAGAAGCGGGTGGCCGAGGATACGATCGCCGATGTGGACGCCTCGGGCCTCTGGCCGGGCGTGGTCGTCACCGAGCTCGCTCCGGCCGGTCCCTTCTGGGAGGCCGAGCCCGAGCATCAGGATTATCTGGAGCGCTACCCAAACGGCTATACCTGCCATTTCGTCCGGCCGGGCTGGAAGCTTCCGGTCCGTGAAAAGGCCGCCGCATCATAA
- a CDS encoding glycosyltransferase: MASAPTDPKVSISVVTTVYIKTNVALFLETAKSIKAQTVTPHEWLVLSHGPISDDLSTALERLRDEGALRWLTLDKNLGIQGGLRYCLEQATGKFILSLDADDLLTPDAIALLSDAAAESPETLVFYSDEDILVDDVPVHPFYRPAFDPVHLFSHSYIWHCILFHRATGLELNAYTNARTEYAQDWDLLIRFVRAGHEPGHIPEILYHWRHHRSSLSNSGSLFEGSVSSIKGCLDAIRLGDFADLLSIEEYPIGPPASDFYLRRSASNVPSCLLLTMSDSDGVPSADIEGDVFCRSAHVRVDRGINGLHALKGAIEDSGETFVCLRNDTVTDFEELGILQAFKHLELVPSVQVVSGMLSSKLGMVLHGPVVRFDGKFSDLSAGRPATGNNAHMFNIWKPHCVDLPCLDLMIAGRDFLLDALAAAPANLALRSLSWWLGRTARLTKQRVAFEPLFMGFVTDETKLTGDPPASLLRAEAAFGPSDFHGSQPRGLSRIAGMSGRHMR, translated from the coding sequence TTGGCGAGCGCACCGACTGACCCCAAGGTATCGATTTCGGTGGTCACGACCGTCTATATTAAAACGAACGTGGCTCTGTTCTTGGAGACCGCGAAGTCGATTAAGGCGCAGACCGTTACGCCGCATGAATGGCTTGTCCTATCCCACGGCCCGATTTCTGATGACCTTTCGACCGCATTGGAGCGATTGAGGGATGAAGGCGCTCTTAGATGGCTTACGTTGGACAAGAATCTCGGCATCCAGGGCGGCCTAAGGTATTGCCTGGAGCAGGCAACCGGTAAATTCATCCTGAGCTTGGACGCCGACGACCTCCTGACGCCAGATGCTATTGCACTTCTTTCCGACGCGGCAGCGGAGTCGCCGGAAACTCTCGTTTTCTATAGCGACGAAGATATCCTCGTCGACGATGTGCCAGTCCATCCCTTCTATCGGCCGGCCTTTGACCCGGTCCATTTGTTCTCACATTCCTACATTTGGCACTGTATCCTCTTCCACCGCGCGACGGGCCTCGAACTGAACGCCTACACAAACGCACGGACCGAGTATGCTCAGGATTGGGACCTGCTGATTCGATTTGTTCGAGCCGGACATGAACCGGGGCATATCCCCGAAATCTTGTACCATTGGCGTCACCACCGTTCTTCGCTGTCGAACAGCGGCAGTCTTTTCGAGGGTTCCGTTAGCTCGATCAAAGGTTGCCTCGACGCGATCAGGCTTGGTGACTTTGCGGATTTGCTTTCGATCGAGGAGTATCCGATCGGCCCACCGGCGTCGGATTTCTATTTGCGACGCAGCGCCTCGAATGTGCCGTCGTGCCTGTTGCTCACTATGTCGGACTCCGACGGTGTGCCCAGCGCCGACATCGAGGGGGATGTTTTCTGCCGATCAGCGCATGTGCGGGTCGATCGGGGAATCAATGGCCTGCATGCGCTCAAGGGGGCAATCGAGGACAGCGGCGAAACCTTTGTCTGCCTTCGCAACGACACCGTGACCGATTTCGAGGAGCTCGGGATCCTTCAGGCCTTCAAGCATCTAGAGCTGGTGCCGTCGGTCCAGGTCGTGAGCGGTATGCTCTCCAGCAAATTGGGAATGGTTCTTCACGGCCCGGTGGTCAGATTTGACGGTAAGTTCAGCGACCTGAGCGCAGGCCGACCGGCTACCGGCAACAATGCCCATATGTTCAACATCTGGAAGCCGCATTGTGTCGATCTTCCCTGTCTCGATCTGATGATCGCCGGACGCGACTTTCTGCTCGATGCCCTTGCTGCGGCGCCGGCGAATCTCGCCCTGCGCTCGCTGTCCTGGTGGTTGGGCAGGACAGCCCGTCTGACAAAGCAGCGCGTAGCTTTTGAGCCGCTTTTCATGGGATTTGTGACGGACGAGACGAAGCTCACGGGTGATCCGCCTGCGTCGCTACTAAGAGCCGAAGCGGCTTTCGGCCCATCCGACTTCCATGGCAGCCAGCCGCGAGGGCTTTCCAGGATTGCAGGCATGTCTGGACGTCACATGCGTTAG
- a CDS encoding LacI family DNA-binding transcriptional regulator: protein MPTMAEVARRAGVSVSTVSHVVNRTRFVSPEKAQLINDAIAAMGYQPNELARSLKVASTNSVGLAISAISNPYFTDIICAVEAECARLGLMVFLSDTQEDPDRELSVVRAFHQRRVDGVILAPSGAPERAIAYLAEKKLPCVLIDRFADDRFDQIGVENETAMRALIDHVASFGHRRIGYIAGQPGLATTRERVDAFRASLAANGLECLPHYVSPENVDTASATASTHAILSLPAPPTALVTGNNMTTIGAVRAIREKGLSIPRDLSLVGFDDFEWADCFEPRLTLVEQPCTEIGRQAAALLSARIASSDAAPHAVRLQATLKARQSCARPAQTRPSDKRSAHARSAQARSAHARPE, encoded by the coding sequence ATGCCGACAATGGCTGAGGTCGCGCGCCGCGCCGGCGTCTCGGTTTCGACCGTCTCGCATGTCGTCAACCGCACCCGCTTCGTCTCGCCCGAGAAGGCGCAGCTCATCAACGACGCCATCGCCGCCATGGGCTACCAGCCCAACGAATTGGCGCGCTCGCTCAAAGTCGCCTCGACCAACAGCGTCGGGCTCGCCATCTCGGCGATCTCCAATCCTTATTTCACCGACATCATCTGCGCGGTCGAGGCCGAATGCGCGCGGCTCGGCCTGATGGTGTTTCTCTCCGACACGCAGGAAGACCCCGACCGCGAGTTGTCTGTGGTGCGCGCCTTCCACCAGCGCCGTGTCGACGGCGTTATCCTGGCGCCCTCCGGCGCGCCTGAGCGAGCGATTGCCTATCTCGCCGAAAAGAAGCTGCCTTGCGTTTTGATCGACCGCTTCGCCGACGACCGCTTCGATCAGATCGGCGTCGAGAACGAGACGGCGATGCGCGCCCTGATCGACCATGTCGCCTCCTTCGGCCACCGCCGCATCGGTTACATCGCCGGCCAGCCGGGGCTGGCCACCACGCGCGAGCGCGTCGACGCCTTCCGCGCGTCGCTGGCCGCCAATGGACTTGAATGCCTGCCGCACTATGTCTCGCCGGAGAATGTCGACACGGCGAGCGCCACGGCATCGACGCATGCGATCCTGTCGCTGCCCGCGCCGCCAACCGCATTGGTCACCGGCAACAACATGACGACGATCGGGGCAGTCCGCGCCATCCGGGAGAAAGGTCTATCGATCCCGCGCGACCTCTCGCTGGTCGGCTTCGACGATTTCGAATGGGCCGATTGCTTCGAGCCGCGCCTGACGCTGGTCGAGCAGCCCTGCACCGAGATCGGCCGCCAGGCGGCGGCGCTGCTTAGCGCCCGCATCGCCTCGAGTGACGCGGCACCCCACGCCGTGCGCCTGCAGGCGACGCTCAAGGCACGCCAATCCTGCGCGAGGCCGGCCCAAACGAGGCCGTCCGATAAGAGGTCGGCCCACGCGAGGTCCGCCCAGGCGAGGTCGGCCCACGCGAGGCCGGAATGA
- a CDS encoding ABC transporter permease, protein MSDQKISVAANPPAAAPKHRVDPLAIIVRFQSLIGLVLVAIGGIIFSPRRHGEILFLNPDNIANIVRAVSETGIIAIGMTFVIITAGIDLSVGAVLGLSAVVTATMMISGGFGLISTILAVLAMGVIFGVVQGTISTRFRLEPFIVTLAGLQAARGLALIVSGNQYINISYGDGPGLAPPVFAVLGERLFDNTVPVATIVFIIFAALATLVLNTTRFGRYVYAVGGNERAARISGVPVSMVKISVYAITGFASALAGIVHAGQFNFGSANDGMGYELTAIAAVVIGGTSLFGGAGSMVGTVAGTIMLGALANILQLNNITPATQLLATAAIIVLAAVLQSLVRRREGLGR, encoded by the coding sequence ATGTCGGACCAGAAGATTTCGGTGGCGGCGAACCCGCCCGCGGCGGCGCCCAAACATCGCGTCGACCCGCTGGCCATCATCGTGCGTTTCCAGAGCCTGATCGGGCTGGTGCTGGTGGCGATCGGCGGCATCATCTTCTCTCCCCGGCGCCATGGCGAGATCCTGTTCCTCAACCCCGACAACATCGCCAACATCGTGCGCGCGGTGTCGGAGACCGGCATCATCGCCATCGGCATGACCTTCGTCATCATCACCGCCGGCATCGATCTCTCGGTCGGCGCGGTTCTTGGCCTTTCCGCGGTGGTGACCGCCACGATGATGATCTCCGGCGGGTTCGGGCTGATCTCCACGATCCTCGCCGTGCTTGCCATGGGCGTCATCTTCGGCGTTGTCCAGGGCACGATTTCCACCCGCTTCCGGCTGGAGCCCTTCATCGTTACCCTTGCCGGTTTGCAGGCGGCGCGGGGTCTCGCGCTGATCGTCTCCGGCAATCAGTATATCAACATCTCCTATGGCGACGGACCGGGCCTTGCGCCGCCGGTGTTCGCGGTGCTTGGCGAGCGCCTGTTCGATAACACGGTGCCGGTGGCGACCATCGTTTTCATCATCTTTGCCGCTTTAGCCACCCTGGTGCTCAACACCACGCGCTTCGGGCGTTACGTCTACGCCGTCGGCGGCAACGAGCGCGCCGCACGCATTTCCGGCGTGCCGGTGTCGATGGTGAAGATCTCGGTCTACGCCATCACCGGCTTTGCCTCCGCGCTTGCCGGCATCGTGCACGCCGGCCAGTTCAACTTCGGCAGTGCCAATGACGGCATGGGCTATGAATTGACGGCCATTGCCGCCGTCGTCATCGGCGGCACCAGCCTGTTCGGCGGCGCGGGCTCAATGGTCGGCACCGTTGCCGGCACCATCATGCTCGGCGCGCTCGCCAACATCCTTCAGCTCAACAACATCACCCCCGCCACGCAGTTGCTCGCGACCGCCGCGATCATCGTGCTCGCGGCAGTGCTTCAATCCCTTGTTCGCCGCCGCGAGGGATTGGGACGATAG
- a CDS encoding ABC transporter permease, translating to MTAFLSFLSGNPAILGVVASLIAALGWGFHQRLAGARVERARQAASEAAARDIAGQVDNDIGALPADAVRKELKSWARD from the coding sequence ATGACGGCGTTCCTGTCCTTCCTCTCCGGCAATCCCGCCATCCTGGGCGTGGTCGCGTCCCTCATTGCGGCTCTCGGCTGGGGCTTTCACCAGCGGCTGGCCGGCGCCAGGGTCGAGCGCGCCAGGCAGGCGGCGAGCGAGGCGGCGGCCCGCGATATCGCCGGTCAGGTCGACAACGATATCGGCGCGTTGCCCGCCGATGCGGTCAGGAAGGAGCTGAAGTCATGGGCAAGGGACTGA
- a CDS encoding class I SAM-dependent methyltransferase — MSATALLRKLKGSMFPKLVLDRTPLDNQIAELKKALGDITAKYEAALTAVHAPAAAPTTFHFNGYDIPVDLMQMTGGGPETFEEISAMHQSNLAKWIGIKPQHHVLEIGCGIGRDAIPLSTILSDGSYVGVDIIGRSIEWCTANIGARNPNFKFVHYDVDDQLHNPGGTTSTEAIVLPIEDRSIDRIFLFSVFTHMYQEDIEHYLHEFSRVLKPDGLVYATTFIYDDAVLESARSTNKTIFNLRFEHELHEGCRINNLEYPLGAVAFTRELWQKMLIAGGMKLAKPILNGQWSGLYDKFDDGQDVLILQPAQIMHSLTGLPHTS, encoded by the coding sequence ATGAGCGCCACGGCTTTGCTTCGAAAACTAAAGGGCTCAATGTTTCCGAAACTGGTGCTGGATAGAACGCCGCTAGACAATCAAATCGCGGAGTTGAAGAAAGCTCTCGGAGACATTACGGCCAAGTATGAGGCTGCGCTGACCGCAGTGCACGCCCCGGCGGCGGCGCCGACGACGTTTCATTTCAATGGCTACGATATCCCAGTAGACCTGATGCAGATGACGGGCGGCGGGCCGGAGACTTTTGAAGAGATCTCCGCCATGCACCAGAGCAATCTGGCGAAGTGGATCGGCATCAAACCCCAGCACCACGTCCTGGAAATCGGCTGCGGCATCGGCCGAGACGCGATCCCGCTATCGACAATCCTTAGCGATGGCAGCTACGTCGGGGTCGATATAATAGGACGATCAATTGAGTGGTGCACAGCGAACATTGGCGCCAGAAACCCCAACTTCAAATTCGTCCACTACGATGTTGACGACCAACTTCACAATCCAGGTGGAACGACGAGCACAGAAGCCATTGTCCTGCCAATCGAAGATCGGTCCATCGATAGGATTTTTCTATTTTCCGTCTTTACGCACATGTATCAGGAGGACATCGAGCACTATTTGCACGAGTTCAGCCGCGTCTTGAAACCGGATGGCTTGGTCTATGCGACCACATTCATCTACGACGACGCCGTTCTGGAGAGCGCGCGCAGCACCAACAAGACGATTTTCAATCTCCGGTTCGAGCATGAGCTGCACGAAGGGTGCCGGATCAACAACCTTGAGTACCCGCTTGGTGCGGTCGCCTTCACAAGGGAACTCTGGCAGAAGATGCTGATCGCCGGCGGCATGAAATTGGCCAAGCCGATTCTCAACGGACAGTGGTCAGGCCTTTACGATAAGTTCGATGACGGCCAGGACGTTTTGATTCTTCAGCCGGCACAAATTATGCATTCGCTGACCGGCCTTCCTCATACCAGTTAG
- a CDS encoding substrate-binding domain-containing protein — MRTTLRGSRVLRAALLAGAGLCVAGTAQAADPMVKACAKDGQFVIGFSQANNAEPYRQHVNDELTAAAKEVPGFTLQIADGAGNVNTQTSQVDNFITQKVDILLISPFEAAPLTPAVKRAMDAGIPVIELDRKTVGDPGKDYTAFIGGDNFKIAEEAGKFTASKLLPDGGEAAVLEGLPSSTPAVERLNGFKEGVKANPKIQIVAEQAADWVPDKAQTAFSAMLQAHPDIKVLYASNDMMAAGALLAAKGAGKDVKIIGTDGLPGPAGGIEAVAKGDWAATFTYPTGAKEAIEMSKKILLDCATSVDANVTVDTTAITPENAKQLAGK; from the coding sequence ATGAGAACCACACTGAGAGGATCGCGCGTCCTGCGGGCCGCGCTGCTGGCAGGCGCCGGCCTATGCGTGGCCGGAACGGCCCAGGCGGCCGACCCGATGGTGAAGGCCTGCGCCAAGGACGGCCAGTTCGTCATCGGCTTTTCGCAGGCAAACAACGCCGAGCCCTACCGCCAGCACGTCAATGACGAGCTGACGGCGGCCGCCAAAGAGGTGCCGGGCTTCACGCTGCAGATCGCCGACGGCGCCGGCAACGTCAACACGCAGACCTCGCAGGTCGACAATTTCATTACCCAGAAGGTCGACATCCTCTTGATCTCGCCCTTCGAGGCAGCACCGCTGACGCCCGCCGTGAAGCGCGCCATGGATGCCGGCATTCCGGTAATCGAGCTCGACCGCAAGACGGTGGGCGACCCCGGCAAGGACTACACGGCCTTCATCGGCGGCGACAATTTCAAGATCGCCGAGGAAGCCGGCAAGTTCACGGCCTCGAAGCTCTTGCCCGATGGCGGCGAGGCGGCGGTGCTGGAAGGCCTGCCGAGCTCGACCCCGGCGGTGGAGCGCTTGAACGGTTTCAAGGAAGGCGTGAAGGCCAACCCGAAGATCCAGATCGTCGCCGAGCAGGCTGCCGACTGGGTTCCGGATAAAGCCCAGACCGCCTTTTCCGCCATGCTGCAGGCGCACCCCGACATCAAGGTGCTCTATGCCTCGAACGACATGATGGCGGCAGGCGCGCTGCTGGCCGCCAAGGGCGCCGGCAAGGACGTCAAGATCATCGGCACCGACGGCCTGCCGGGCCCGGCAGGCGGCATCGAGGCGGTGGCCAAGGGCGACTGGGCGGCGACCTTCACTTACCCGACCGGCGCCAAGGAAGCGATCGAGATGTCGAAGAAGATCCTGCTCGATTGCGCGACCTCCGTGGATGCGAACGTGACGGTGGACACCACCGCGATCACGCCGGAGAACGCCAAGCAACTGGCCGGAAAATAG
- a CDS encoding sugar ABC transporter ATP-binding protein — translation MSAPLLSVTGAVKHFGGVQALRGVDFDLKAGEIHALLGENGAGKSTLMNLLSGVYTPDEGEIRIDGRPVTFSNPREAQGAGIATIFQELDLVPSLDVAANLFLGRELMRPRGMLDVPAMRREAKRRLEAIELAIDPARLVADLSIGQRQVVAIVKALSYASRVLIMDEPTAALTVGEVERLFDIMRKLAATGVGIVYISHRLEEVPDIADRVTVMRDGRIAGITEPHAPQAELVRLLVGRPLDELYPGRAKSAGKTLLSLKDASFRLARESAGWQPPSGISLEVKEGEIVGLAGIMGAGRTELLSALYGTGLAGRWQGEVAVGGRPVKLDSISAARKAGIAFVTDDRRGSGLMLRMAVGLNLVMSVIRRISPAGLMSPRRQAEAVGQSFGQFDIRPKNPDIAVGALSGGNQQKVVLAKEILGNPRLLLLDEPTRGVDVGAKGEIYTRLRALAAQGLGILVASSEMPELIGLCDRIVVLRQGRNVAEFIGGVDEHTVLAAANGREA, via the coding sequence ATGAGCGCGCCGCTGCTTTCCGTCACGGGTGCGGTGAAACACTTCGGCGGGGTGCAGGCGCTGCGCGGCGTCGACTTCGACCTCAAGGCTGGCGAGATCCATGCGCTGCTCGGGGAGAACGGCGCCGGCAAGTCGACGCTGATGAACCTTCTGTCGGGCGTCTACACGCCGGACGAGGGCGAGATCCGCATCGACGGCAGGCCGGTCACCTTCAGCAATCCGCGCGAGGCTCAAGGCGCCGGCATCGCCACCATCTTCCAGGAACTCGATCTCGTGCCCTCGCTCGACGTCGCGGCGAACCTCTTCCTCGGTCGCGAGCTGATGCGGCCGCGCGGCATGCTCGACGTGCCGGCGATGCGCCGCGAGGCGAAACGGCGGCTGGAAGCGATCGAGCTCGCCATCGACCCCGCGCGCCTCGTCGCCGACCTCTCGATCGGCCAGCGCCAGGTGGTGGCGATCGTCAAGGCGCTGTCCTACGCCTCCCGCGTGCTGATCATGGACGAGCCGACGGCCGCGCTTACCGTCGGCGAGGTCGAGCGCTTGTTCGACATCATGAGGAAGCTTGCCGCGACCGGCGTCGGCATCGTCTACATCTCGCATCGGCTGGAGGAAGTGCCTGATATCGCCGACCGCGTGACGGTGATGCGCGACGGCAGAATTGCCGGCATCACCGAGCCGCACGCGCCGCAGGCCGAGCTGGTGCGCCTGCTGGTCGGCCGGCCGCTGGACGAGCTTTATCCCGGGCGCGCCAAGAGCGCCGGCAAGACGCTGCTCAGCCTCAAGGATGCGAGCTTCAGGCTCGCCCGCGAAAGCGCCGGCTGGCAGCCGCCGAGCGGCATTTCGCTGGAGGTCAAGGAAGGCGAGATCGTCGGGCTTGCCGGCATCATGGGGGCAGGGCGCACCGAGCTGCTTTCCGCGCTCTACGGCACCGGACTTGCCGGCCGCTGGCAGGGCGAGGTTGCGGTCGGTGGCCGGCCGGTGAAGCTTGACTCCATCAGCGCGGCGCGCAAGGCCGGCATCGCCTTCGTCACCGACGACCGGCGCGGCAGCGGCCTGATGCTTCGGATGGCAGTGGGCTTGAACCTGGTGATGTCGGTGATCCGGCGCATCTCGCCGGCCGGCCTGATGTCGCCGCGCCGCCAGGCGGAGGCAGTGGGGCAATCCTTCGGCCAGTTCGACATCCGCCCGAAGAACCCGGACATCGCTGTCGGTGCGCTGTCGGGCGGCAACCAGCAGAAGGTGGTGCTGGCGAAGGAAATCCTCGGCAATCCGCGGCTGTTGCTGCTCGACGAACCGACGCGCGGCGTCGATGTCGGCGCCAAAGGCGAAATCTATACGCGCCTGCGGGCTCTTGCAGCGCAAGGACTGGGCATTCTGGTCGCCTCCAGCGAGATGCCGGAACTGATCGGCCTCTGCGACCGGATCGTGGTGCTGCGCCAGGGGCGCAATGTGGCGGAATTTATCGGCGGCGTCGACGAGCACACCGTGCTTGCTGCGGCAAACGGCAGGGAGGCCTGA
- a CDS encoding GFA family protein, which produces MSNDVMRSGSCLCGGVQFRVTGEPLRVGLCHCKDCRKTSGSAYQAFAIWPRQAFESEGITSTYGGRSFCPTCGSRLPTVREDEVEVMIGSLDVAPTEGLEPSYELWIGRREQWLHPLPDARQFENDRTVADSAADRGEPETGQESYLRSA; this is translated from the coding sequence ATGTCCAACGATGTTATGCGCAGCGGCAGTTGCCTGTGCGGCGGCGTCCAGTTCCGGGTGACCGGCGAGCCGCTGAGGGTCGGCCTTTGCCATTGCAAGGACTGCCGCAAGACCAGCGGATCGGCCTATCAGGCCTTTGCCATATGGCCGCGACAGGCATTCGAAAGCGAGGGAATCACCAGCACCTATGGCGGACGAAGCTTCTGTCCGACCTGCGGCAGCCGCTTGCCGACGGTCCGCGAGGATGAGGTCGAGGTGATGATCGGCAGCCTGGATGTCGCGCCGACCGAAGGATTGGAGCCCAGTTACGAACTGTGGATCGGTCGACGCGAGCAATGGTTGCATCCCCTGCCTGATGCGCGCCAGTTCGAGAATGACCGGACCGTCGCCGATTCGGCGGCCGATCGTGGCGAACCGGAGACGGGACAGGAGTCCTATCTTAGGTCAGCCTAA
- a CDS encoding anion transporter: MTWTGASALFILVATYAGVAVGRIPGLRLDRAGIALLGGAAMIAVGAISIEDAYGAINFDTITLLLGMMIVVAHLKVSGAFRALGGFAIEHAHAPFMLLIMVTVLTGVLSAFLVNDAICLVMAPIVVHVTRVIKRNPVPYLIATCTASNCGSVATITGNPQNMVIGALSGISYPAFAAALAPVALFGLVAVIIIVRFLYRVEFSRPTELSPEVYRGRMLPGQVLKATIVCVALAIAFFAGVPVAKAALIAGAFLLVTRAIKPHRIYREIDGPLLFMFAGLFVVVAGAEKTLLTPDMIAWAKTIGLDDVWRLSGFTAVLSNIMSNVPAVLALRPFIPGLENPERAWLVVAMSSTLAGNFTLLGSVANLIVAEQAKAAGKELSFTAFFKVGLPLTLLTLLAGTAWLAFTS, from the coding sequence ATGACATGGACGGGCGCGAGCGCGCTTTTCATCCTGGTAGCTACCTATGCCGGCGTCGCCGTAGGCCGCATTCCGGGCCTCAGGCTCGATCGCGCCGGCATCGCGCTGCTTGGCGGCGCGGCCATGATCGCCGTCGGCGCGATCAGCATCGAGGACGCCTACGGCGCCATCAACTTCGACACCATCACGCTGCTTCTCGGCATGATGATCGTGGTGGCGCATCTGAAAGTGTCCGGCGCCTTCCGCGCGCTCGGCGGCTTTGCCATCGAACACGCGCATGCGCCCTTCATGCTGCTCATCATGGTGACGGTGCTGACCGGGGTGCTCTCGGCCTTCCTGGTCAATGATGCGATCTGCCTGGTGATGGCACCGATCGTCGTCCACGTTACCCGCGTCATCAAACGCAACCCGGTTCCCTATCTTATCGCCACCTGCACCGCCTCCAATTGCGGCAGCGTGGCCACCATCACCGGTAATCCGCAGAACATGGTCATCGGCGCGCTGTCCGGCATTTCCTATCCCGCCTTCGCCGCGGCGCTTGCACCCGTCGCGCTGTTCGGCCTTGTTGCCGTCATTATCATCGTGCGCTTCCTCTATCGCGTTGAATTTTCGCGGCCCACCGAACTCAGCCCCGAGGTCTATCGCGGCCGCATGCTGCCCGGCCAGGTGCTGAAGGCGACCATTGTCTGCGTCGCGCTGGCGATAGCCTTCTTCGCTGGTGTCCCCGTCGCCAAGGCGGCGCTGATCGCCGGCGCCTTCCTGCTCGTCACCCGGGCGATCAAGCCGCATCGCATCTACCGCGAGATCGACGGACCGTTGCTCTTCATGTTCGCAGGCCTGTTTGTGGTTGTGGCGGGCGCTGAAAAGACGCTGCTCACCCCCGACATGATCGCCTGGGCAAAGACCATCGGGCTCGACGATGTCTGGCGACTCTCCGGCTTCACCGCCGTGCTTTCCAACATCATGAGCAATGTGCCGGCGGTGCTGGCGCTGCGGCCCTTCATTCCCGGCCTGGAAAACCCCGAGCGCGCCTGGCTGGTCGTGGCGATGAGCTCGACGCTTGCCGGCAATTTCACGCTGCTCGGCTCCGTCGCCAACCTCATCGTCGCCGAGCAGGCAAAAGCGGCCGGCAAGGAATTGTCCTTCACGGCCTTCTTCAAGGTCGGCCTGCCGCTGACCTTGCTGACGCTTCTTGCCGGCACCGCCTGGCTCGCTTTCACCTCCTGA
- a CDS encoding Thivi_2564 family membrane protein, with amino-acid sequence MGVSILIGILITFLVVILVLYLIQRLPLDGRTRQIAQVIVIIIGILSLLRHLAVF; translated from the coding sequence ATGGGTGTGTCGATCCTCATCGGCATCCTGATCACCTTCCTTGTGGTGATCCTGGTGCTTTATCTCATCCAGCGCCTGCCGCTCGACGGCCGCACAAGGCAGATCGCCCAGGTCATCGTCATCATCATCGGCATTCTCTCGCTGCTCAGACACCTTGCGGTGTTCTAG
- a CDS encoding glycosyl hydrolase 108 family protein: MDRNFARSLALVLKSEGGWSDKKADPGGATMKGVTLANFRRYVKADAGKADLMKITDDQIATVYRCFYWDSVACAQLPDGVDYAVFDFAVNSGPGRAGKYLQAVLGVAQDGRVGPATLAAARAKSAGAVIDALCDMRLAFLHRLPTWSTFGKGWSARVASVRSEALLISARPEAPARPPQTPTSAAGQPAVSASGGDDRPSPRKAVGVLALVALAFGSAAAWAAHLPCNLLGVLCQ, from the coding sequence ATGGACCGCAACTTCGCGCGCTCGCTTGCGCTCGTGCTCAAATCCGAAGGCGGCTGGTCGGACAAAAAAGCCGATCCCGGCGGCGCCACCATGAAGGGCGTCACACTTGCCAACTTCCGCCGCTACGTGAAGGCCGACGCCGGAAAGGCCGATCTGATGAAGATCACGGATGACCAAATCGCAACGGTGTACCGCTGTTTCTATTGGGATTCGGTTGCCTGCGCGCAGCTTCCCGATGGTGTCGACTATGCCGTCTTCGACTTCGCCGTGAACAGCGGGCCGGGCAGGGCTGGGAAATATCTGCAGGCGGTGCTCGGCGTTGCGCAGGACGGCCGCGTCGGGCCGGCCACGCTCGCGGCGGCCCGGGCGAAATCCGCCGGCGCCGTCATCGACGCGCTTTGCGATATGCGTCTCGCCTTCCTGCACCGCCTGCCGACCTGGTCGACTTTCGGCAAGGGCTGGAGCGCGCGCGTCGCCTCGGTGCGAAGCGAGGCGTTGCTCATCTCGGCGCGGCCTGAGGCGCCCGCCCGGCCGCCGCAGACGCCGACCTCCGCCGCGGGGCAGCCGGCCGTCAGCGCCTCTGGCGGCGACGACCGGCCATCGCCCCGCAAGGCCGTCGGTGTCCTCGCCCTGGTCGCGCTGGCGTTCGGTTCGGCCGCCGCTTGGGCCGCGCATCTTCCATGCAATCTCCTTGGAGTCCTCTGCCAATGA